In the Bacillus sp. (in: firmicutes) genome, one interval contains:
- a CDS encoding glucose-1-phosphate adenylyltransferase: MVKVDCVAMLLAGGKGSRLNELTKDLAKPAVPFGGKYRIIDFPLSNCTNSGIETVGVLTQYQPLVLNSYIGIGSAWDLDRKNGGVTVLPPYSVSSEVRWYTGTASAVYQNINYIEQYDPNYVLILSGDHIYKMDYSKMLDFHISKNADVTISVIEVPWEEASRFGIMNTNEDLEIIEFEEKPAVPKNNLASMGIYIFNWKLLKEYLIRDHQNPHSCHDFGKDIIPLLLREKKKIVAYPFQGYWKDVGTVKSLWEANMDLLREDCELNLFDHSWRIYSVNPNHPPQYISEEAEVERSLINEGCVVEGIIKHSVIFQGVTVEKGAIVEQSVVMPGARVGQNAFIKNAIVPSNVHVPSDLTILPEDGEEVILVTEERINRLINV; the protein is encoded by the coding sequence ATGGTGAAAGTCGATTGTGTCGCGATGTTGTTAGCAGGAGGGAAAGGAAGTCGATTAAACGAACTGACAAAAGATTTGGCCAAACCAGCAGTACCGTTCGGAGGAAAGTATAGAATTATCGATTTCCCATTAAGTAACTGTACCAATTCAGGGATTGAAACAGTAGGGGTGTTAACCCAGTATCAACCTCTTGTTTTAAACTCATATATCGGAATCGGTAGCGCTTGGGATTTAGATCGTAAAAATGGGGGTGTCACTGTTCTTCCACCATATAGTGTTTCTTCTGAAGTACGCTGGTATACAGGAACTGCAAGCGCTGTCTATCAAAATATCAATTATATAGAACAGTATGATCCGAATTATGTTTTGATTTTGTCTGGTGACCATATTTATAAAATGGATTACTCCAAGATGTTAGACTTCCATATTTCGAAAAATGCCGATGTGACGATTTCGGTCATTGAAGTTCCATGGGAAGAAGCGAGTCGCTTCGGCATCATGAATACAAACGAAGACCTTGAAATTATTGAATTCGAAGAAAAACCTGCCGTACCAAAGAATAATCTAGCGTCAATGGGAATTTATATCTTTAATTGGAAACTCCTTAAAGAATATTTAATACGTGACCACCAAAATCCTCACTCTTGTCATGATTTTGGAAAAGACATCATTCCTCTTTTACTCCGAGAGAAGAAAAAAATTGTTGCTTATCCGTTTCAAGGCTACTGGAAAGACGTAGGAACGGTTAAGAGTTTATGGGAAGCCAATATGGATTTGCTACGGGAAGATTGTGAACTGAATTTATTTGACCATTCGTGGCGTATTTATTCGGTCAATCCAAATCATCCACCTCAATACATTTCTGAAGAAGCCGAAGTCGAACGCTCTCTTATTAATGAAGGGTGTGTTGTCGAAGGAATTATTAAGCATTCTGTTATATTCCAAGGCGTGACGGTTGAAAAGGGAGCGATTGTTGAACAATCTGTTGTGATGCCTGGGGCACGGGTCGGCCAAAATGCGTTTATTAAAAACGCGATTGTTCCATCAAATGTCCATGTTCCTAGTGATTTAACGATTCTCCCAGAGGATGGAGAAGAAGTCATACTCGTCACTGAAGAACGAATTAACCGTTTAATCAATGTGTAA
- a CDS encoding glucose-1-phosphate adenylyltransferase produces the protein MSHSMLGVIDATTYNDSLEDLLLHRSLAAVPFAGRYRLIDFVLSNMVNSGIQSVAIFPKFQYRSLMDHLGSGKNWDLSRKRDGLFFFPSPKLENTYQGIGSFNHFAHHIDYFYRSRQTYALISNCFTVCNMDYRPILQRHIDVGCDITEICHQGRSLEMYIVEKSLLIDLIENREKYGYTCMRDVVTDLRSPFNVCTYEYNGFAVMIDSIQTYYKTSLNLLNREVWNQVFVSDYPIYTKVKDEPPTQYLPGAFVKNSMIANGCVIEGHVENSIIFRAVHIGKGTVIKNSIIMQKGMIGENCELDAVILDKDVKIESGERLRGHKDQPIVIRKGTIQGALMNS, from the coding sequence ATGAGTCATTCAATGCTAGGTGTGATTGATGCGACTACGTACAACGATTCGTTAGAGGATTTACTGCTACATCGTTCGTTAGCGGCCGTTCCGTTTGCCGGAAGATATCGGTTAATTGATTTTGTATTATCCAATATGGTTAATTCCGGTATTCAGAGTGTCGCGATTTTTCCTAAATTTCAATATCGCTCGTTAATGGATCATTTAGGTTCAGGGAAAAACTGGGATTTAAGTCGGAAACGAGACGGACTGTTTTTCTTCCCATCACCGAAATTAGAAAATACGTATCAAGGCATTGGTTCTTTTAATCATTTTGCTCACCATATCGACTATTTTTATCGGAGTCGTCAAACATATGCGCTCATTTCCAATTGCTTTACCGTTTGTAATATGGACTATCGCCCAATATTACAACGTCATATCGACGTCGGTTGTGACATTACGGAAATTTGTCATCAAGGTCGTTCGTTAGAAATGTATATTGTTGAAAAGTCCTTACTTATTGACTTAATTGAAAACCGTGAAAAATATGGGTATACGTGTATGCGTGATGTCGTCACGGATTTAAGAAGTCCATTTAATGTTTGTACGTATGAATATAATGGCTTTGCCGTCATGATTGACTCCATTCAAACGTATTACAAAACGAGCTTGAATTTGTTAAATCGAGAAGTGTGGAATCAAGTGTTTGTTTCTGACTATCCGATTTATACAAAGGTAAAAGACGAACCTCCAACACAATATCTTCCAGGGGCTTTTGTTAAAAATTCTATGATTGCTAATGGCTGTGTCATTGAAGGGCATGTTGAAAACTCGATCATTTTCCGAGCGGTGCATATTGGAAAAGGAACCGTCATAAAAAATAGTATCATTATGCAAAAAGGTATGATCGGTGAGAATTGTGAGTTGGATGCCGTCATTTTAGATAAAGACGTGAAAATTGAAAGTGGTGAACGTTTACGTGGACATAAAGATCAACCAATTGTGATTCGAAAAGGAACGATACAAGGAGCGCTGATGAATTCGTGA
- the glgA gene encoding glycogen synthase GlgA: MKVLFVVSECVPYIKSGGLADVAGSLPKELKRLGTDVRVILPKYGMIPTHFRERMRKIAEYTVSVGWRQQYCGIECFEHDGVIFYFIDNEYYFKRDKMYGFYDDGERFSFFCRAVLESLPHLSFYPDIIHCHDWHTGMIPFLLRVDYQFREGYQRIRTIFTIHNLQFQGIFPREVIWELLNLDRKYDHPEYLEFYGNMNFMKGALVSSDYITTVSPTYCQEIQTPYYGEKLDGLLRWRKDSLIGILNGIDDQFYNPLFDPYIWQHYSPHQLDGKVKNKEELQRKFGLEVNRHKPIIAMISRLTKQKGLDLVTHLFDELLQEDIQLIILGTGDWEFEQFFQQKASQYSDKVRVSIGFNEPLAHQIYAGSDLFLMPSKFEPCGLGQLIALKYGTIPIVRETGGLNDTVIAYRDDTGEGNGFSFTNYNAHDMLYTIRRALQYYKRKEVWEVLVKRAMEQDYSWAQSAFKYSQLYADITSRRESHVF, translated from the coding sequence GTGAAAGTATTGTTTGTTGTCTCAGAATGTGTACCATACATTAAATCAGGAGGACTTGCAGACGTTGCAGGTTCGTTACCGAAAGAATTAAAACGATTAGGAACCGATGTTCGAGTAATACTCCCGAAGTATGGGATGATCCCTACTCACTTTCGGGAGAGGATGCGAAAAATTGCAGAATATACCGTATCAGTTGGCTGGCGTCAACAGTATTGTGGTATTGAATGTTTTGAACATGACGGTGTCATCTTTTACTTTATCGATAACGAATATTATTTTAAGCGAGACAAAATGTATGGATTTTACGATGATGGGGAGCGTTTCTCCTTTTTTTGCCGGGCTGTCTTAGAGAGTCTCCCACATTTATCGTTTTATCCCGATATTATTCATTGTCACGACTGGCACACGGGAATGATTCCGTTTTTATTACGAGTCGATTATCAGTTCCGTGAAGGATATCAACGTATTCGAACCATTTTTACGATTCATAATTTACAGTTTCAAGGAATTTTCCCGCGTGAAGTGATTTGGGAACTGTTAAATTTAGATCGGAAATATGACCATCCTGAGTATCTCGAATTTTATGGCAACATGAATTTTATGAAAGGGGCATTAGTATCTTCTGACTATATCACGACGGTGAGTCCAACGTATTGTCAGGAAATTCAAACCCCTTATTACGGAGAAAAGTTAGACGGGTTACTTCGCTGGCGAAAAGATTCTCTCATAGGTATTTTAAACGGAATCGATGACCAATTTTATAATCCCCTTTTCGACCCATATATTTGGCAACACTATTCTCCCCATCAGTTAGACGGGAAAGTGAAAAATAAAGAAGAATTGCAACGTAAGTTTGGGTTAGAGGTGAATCGTCATAAACCAATCATCGCCATGATTAGTCGGTTAACAAAACAAAAAGGATTAGACCTTGTTACCCATCTGTTCGATGAACTCCTTCAAGAGGATATTCAGTTGATTATATTAGGTACGGGTGATTGGGAATTTGAACAATTTTTCCAACAAAAAGCGAGCCAATATTCGGATAAAGTACGAGTGTCGATCGGTTTTAATGAGCCGTTAGCACATCAAATTTATGCTGGTTCTGATTTGTTTTTAATGCCTTCGAAATTTGAACCATGTGGTTTAGGGCAACTGATTGCCTTAAAGTATGGCACAATTCCGATTGTGCGGGAAACAGGTGGACTTAACGATACGGTCATAGCGTACCGGGACGATACAGGAGAAGGGAACGGCTTTTCCTTCACCAACTACAATGCCCACGATATGTTGTATACGATTCGACGGGCACTTCAATATTACAAACGGAAAGAAGTATGGGAAGTTCTTGTGAAACGAGCGATGGAACAAGATTATAGTTGGGCACAATCGGCCTTTAAATACAGTCAATTGTATGCGGACATCACCTCCAGGAGGGAAAGTCATGTTTTCTAA